The stretch of DNA CACAAAAACTGTATATGCGCTCATCGCTGAACCTGAGCTGAAGCGCCCCCAAGTTCAATTATTCCAACAGTTTTGTTAGGATCCCCTCCAAGTCTGCCAAGAGCATAATTTGCCGCAACCCAAGCATAGATGCCTTCATCAGAACCTGTAGACAAGGTACCGACAAGTGCAAGCATATAAGTTGAAAGTATTTCAGCTAATGGCACAAAGGGCACTCATATATAATGGCTTTTTCTGCTTACTAATTCCAACTGTGTGCACTGTTTCAGTCACACAAAAAAACTGTGTGCACTGTTTTAGATCGTTGCTTcccactattttgatttgatttgttgatGTTCTGTTAATCAAGCAACAGAAAATTCATCTGGTAATTCCCAACGGAACCTATCTCAGAACTGAATTTAAATATAGAACACTCAAATAGTGAATGCACTCGCAGCTCAGCGCTTGCTATAAAGGCATCCGGAGCAAGCTGCATATCCACATATTTAGCATTTCCAATTCATCGCATTAGTCATCATTTCATTCAAACACCCAGTCCCCAATCCACAATGCAATCAACTACTGACTCCAGAAGGAAATGACAATGGCAAGGGGCGCGGCACTACCTGGGATCACCTTGGCCCACGCGTCCTCGAACCGGAATCCAGCGGCCCGGAGCACGTCCCTGCAGGACGCCAGGATCGCCTCCCGGGCGCGGTCCTCGAGCAGACGCAGCCCAGCGGTGGCCATCAGccgcacctccgcctccgcagTGGCGCCCCCCGCGCTGCCAACCTTCTCCCTCGCGAATTCTATGAGCGGCCGAAGCGACTCCCCAGCCCGCGCCGGGTCGGCTGCGAAGGACGAGAGGCCCGGGGAGACGCGCATCACGGCGGAGCGCGCCAGATCCGGGCGGCCGTCGGCCCCCGTGACGAAGACGTGTGCCCGGGTGCCCGTGCTGCCTCCGTCTATGATGACGGAGAAgcgcgcgggggcgggggcccggcgccgcggcggggcgaCGGCGTGGACGAGCGCGGAGACGAGGAGGGCGAGGAGCGCGGTGCCGAGGCAGAGGCCGCagagcctgcggcggcggcgggggcgcggcgaggggggTTTTGTGGTGGGGTCGGGCATGGTGGTGAGCGGCCAggacccccggccgccgccgccgacgccgccgcccgcc from Panicum virgatum strain AP13 chromosome 9K, P.virgatum_v5, whole genome shotgun sequence encodes:
- the LOC120652209 gene encoding probable apyrase 6 isoform X3, which encodes MPDPTTKPPSPRPRRRRRLCGLCLGTALLALLVSALVHAVAPPRRRAPAPARFSVIIDGGSTGTRAHVFVTGADGRPDLARSAVMRVSPGLSSFAADPARAGESLRPLIEFAREKVGSAGGATAEAEVRLMATAGLRLLEDRAREAILASCRDVLRAAGFRFEDAWAKVIPGSDEGIYAWVAANYALGRLGGDPNKTVGIIELGGASAQLTFASDEVLPPELSNNFTFGETTYTLYTNSFLNFGQNAAQDSLHEVLRSRALVASCGVSDMPVCLESSKNSTLVDPCAPRGYSHNEVMVRTSVASRSTLENQYVDSGSGNFTECRSTSLLLLQKGKEISATCIS